The region TCGGGGGTCAGGTACTCGGCCGGAATGACCGCCTGGATCACGTGCTTGAGCATGTCCTGACGGATCTGCTCCTGGGTCACGTCCTCCCCGTGCTGGGTGCTGATCACGATGGTGTCCACGAGCGTCTCGCTGGCATCATGCACGTCGCCGTCACGTACTACGGTCACCTGAGCCTTGGCGTCGGGTCGCAGGTAGGGCAGCGTGCCGTTCTTGCGCAGTTCCGCCAGGCGGCGGGTGAGCTGATGCGCCAGCGAGATCGGCAGTGGCATCAGTTCCGGGGTCTCGTCGGTGGCGTACCCGAACATCAGGCCCTGGTCGCCCGCTCCCACCAGGCTGTAGGCATTCTCGGGCAGGGCACGCTCGGCCTCGCTCATGCCGCGCCATTCCTCGGAGTGGTCCACCCCTTCGGCAATTTCGGGGGACTGCTCGTGAATGCTGACCAGCACCGCGCTGTACTCGGCATCAAAGCCGTAGTTGGCGCGGGTGTAGCCGACTTTCATGACCGCGTCACGCACCGTCTTCTGCACGTCCACGTGCGCCGTGATGGCCCGGACCTCACCGGCCACCACCGCCATGCCGGTGGTCACCAGCGTCTCGACCGCCACCCGACTGGTGGGTTCCTGGCGCAGGAATTCATCCAGGATGGAATCCGAGATAAAGTCCGCGAGCTTGTCCGGGTGCCCTTCTGAGACCGACTCCGAGGTATAGAACTTCCGCATGTGTACTCCTGTCGGGTGGGGGTGCGTCTCACAGAACGGACCTGGAGAGGGATGTCGCCTGCCGTCCCCACCCGGCCACGCCGCCACGCTGGACGGCACGGACCCGCCCAGGGTAACGCACCGGGGCGCGCCGCTGGAAGATTGACAGGCCCGGCAGACTGGACAGTGGCAAGGCCAGCTGTTGTGTCCCCACCTGACATCCCCCTGACGCATCAGGTCAGAATGAGAGGCAATGAGCCACGTCGTTGTGATCGAGGACGAGGGAACCGTGCGGGACGTCCTGCGCTTTCACCTGGAGCGTGCGGGTCTGCGAGTCACCGCCCTGGACTCCACGCACGGGGCCCTGGAGCAGCTGGGCGGCGCCGACGCGCTGGTGCTGGACTGGATGCTGCCCGGCGAGAGCGGCCTGGGCTTCCTGCGCCGGCTGCGCGCCGACGCCGAGCTGCGCCGCATGCCGGTGCTGATGCTGACCGCGCGCGCCGCCGAGGCCGAACGGGTCGAGGGCCTGGAGTCCGGAGCAGACGATTACCTGACAAAACCCTTCAGCGCCGCCGAACTGGTCGCGCGGGTCCGGGCGCTGCTGCGCCGCTCGCAGCCCGACAGCCCGCCCACCCTGACCAACGGCCCGCTGATTGTGGATGTGAATGCCGCTGAGGCGCGTGTGAGTGGCAAGAGGCTCAACCTGACCCGGCGCGAGTTTGACCTGCTGGCCTTCCTGACCCAGAACACCGGTCGGGTGTATTCACGCACTGAGCTGCTCGACCGCGTCTGGGGCGCGGACTTTCTGGGCGGTGAACGCACTGTCGACCAGCATGTCACCCAGCTGCGGGCGCACCTGGGCGACGACCCCAGCAAGCCTGACTTCCTGGAAACGGTGCGCGGCAAGGGATACCGCATGCGGCCCCGGACGGACGCCTCATGACCACGGAGCTGACCGGCACGGCCGGACAGGCCCCCACCAACGACCCCTGGGTAGACGCGCTCCCGCAGGCGATCCTCCTCAGCGAAGGTGGACTGGTTACGCGGGTCAACGCGGCCGCCGTCCGGTTGTGGGGCGTGCCGCAGGACCGCGCCCTGGGCCGCCCGGTACTTGAAATCGTGCGACGGCACACCCTTGAAGCGCTGATCGACCGGGGCGGAGAACTGGAACTGGAAGCCGGCGGACGCACGCTGCGCTGCACCGCGGTCCGGCACGCCCAGAGCAGCTCCCTGATTGTGGAAGACATCACCGAGCACCGCCGCCGCGAAGCGGAACTGCGTGAAGCGACTGCCGTGCTGTCCCACGAGTTCCGCACGCCGGTCGCGGCCCTACGTGGTGTGCTTGAAGCCCTGGAATACGACATGCCGACCGATCTGGCCCAGAACTTCGTGAAGCAGGGCCTGCAGGAAACGGAGCGCCTCGCCCGGCTGGTCGAGGACCTGGCAGTCGGTTTCCGGCCGACACGCGCGCGTACCCTGCCACTGTCTGAAGCTTTCACACGCGCCGAGCGGCTGCTCAGCACTGAACTGGCCACCCGGCAGGCACAGCTGAGCTTCGGCCAGGATCACCTGGTCCGTGCTGATCCCGACAAGCTGTTGCAGGTGCTGCTGAACCTGATCGAAAATGCCCTGAAGTACGGCCCGCATGGCCAGCCCGTCGAGGTGCAGACCAGCCTGCGCGGCACCTGGGTCGAGGTGCGTGTGCTCGACCAGGGCGCTCCGATACCCGATACCGACAGCCTGTTCCGTGCCCATACCCGCGGCCAGCAGGCCACCGGACAGGGCAGCGGCATGGGCCTGTATATCGTGCGCTCCATCGTGCACGGCTGGGGCGGTCAGGCCTGGGCCGAGCGGCAGGAGAACGGAAACGCCTTCTGCTTTACGCTGCCTGGCGTGTCTGGCCTGGGCTAAAGCAAGCAGGCTGGATTCCAAACCCCCACACCGCACCCCACAGTGCTACGGTTCTTAGAGAAGGAGTAACTCATGCGTGAAGCCCTGGAAAACGATCTGCGCGCCGTGCTGAACGGCGCCCTGAATATGCTTGGCACGGTGGAGCGGATGCTGCCCGTAGCAGGAGAGGTGCTGCTGCACGAACGCCTGGACCGCCTGGAAGAGGTCCGCGCTCTGGACCGCGAGGTTGATGCCCAGGAAGCGCAGATTGAAGCCGAGTGCCTGCGGATCATCGCGCTGCACCAGCCGGTGGCCCGGGACCTGCGGCTGGTGGCCCTGGTGCTCAAAAGCCTGAGCGACATCGAGCGCATGGGTGACTATGTGGTTCATGTGGCCGAGGACGGCGCGGAACTGGCGCAGCAGCCGGCACTGAAGCGCTACGTGAACCTCGCTCGGATGCTCGAGCGTCTGGGAGAAATGAGCCAGAACCTGCGCACTGCCATTGCCGAGCGTGACGTGACCCGCGCCGAGGCCACCGTGCAGATGGACGACGAGGTCGATGACCTGTACGAGCAGATTCAGCGTGAACTCGTGACGTACATGCTCGAAGACCCCCGCAACATCAGCAAGGCGCTGATGCTGATGCGTGTGGGCCGCAGCCTGGAGCGCATCGGAGATCACATGGAGAACGTGGCCGAGCGCGTGCGCTACTGGGTCACCGGCCAGCGCGACGCCTGAGGGGCCGGTCCCTCAGGAATCCCTGGAATTCCCTTCATTCAGCTGCTTCTAAGCCACGCGGCGGATGCTCTGGCCTGAGCACCCGACTAGGCTGTGCGGATGACGGCGCCCGGCTCCTCCTCTGCTTCCCGGCCTGACGCCCGCGGGTCCATGCTGGGCGTGCTGCGGGTGTACCTGGGACCACTGAAATGGCAGGTCGCGCTGCTGGCGGCGCTGCTGCTGAGTGGTACAGGACTGAACCTGCTGCTTCCTCAGCTGCTGCGGCGGTTTGTGGACAACGCCAAGCTGATCGGCGGGGCGGACGTGGCCCTGCTCTCGCGTCTGGCCGTGATCTATATCGTGCTGGCCGTGGGGGTGCAGCTCATGACCGCCGGGGCCACCTACGTGGGCGCGCGGGTGGGCTGGACCGCCACCAACCGTCTGCGCGCCGACCTGATGGATCACCTGCTGTCACTGGACATGCATGAGCACAAGGAACGCACCCCGGGCGAGATGATCGAGCGCATCGACGGCGACGTCACGGCCCTGAGCAACTTCTTTTCGCAGTTCGCGGTGAGGGTGTTCGGGGCCGCGCTGCTGCTGACCGGCGCCGTGGTCATGTTCTGGCGCGAGGACTGGCGGGTGGGAGCAGGCATCACGCTCTTTACGGTCGTGACGCTGCTGAGCATGAACCGCGTGCGGCAACTGGGGGTCGAGCCTACCAAGGCTGAGCGCGAAGCCAGTGCCCGACTGTTTGGCTTTGTCGAGGAGCGCCTGACCGGCCTGGAAGATATCCGGTCGCTCGGTGCAGGCAATCACCATCTGAACAGCTTCCTGCGCACGCAGCGGGACTTCTTTACGCGCAGCACCTTCTCCTGGCGGCGGCGCAGCGTGGTGTGGCAGCTGAGCATGCTGCTGTTCGCGGTGGGCTACGTGGGCCTGCTTTCGGCCGCCGTGAACCTGTACACAGCCGGGGCCATCACGCTGGGCACAGCCTTCCTGCTCTACCAGTACATGAGCATGATCGAAGAACCCATCGACCAGCTCACCCAGCAGTTGCAGGACCTGCAGAAGGCGGGCGCCAGTCTGGGCCGCGTCAGCGAGATCCTGGCGCTGCGCAGCGAGATTCACGGGGGCAGCCGGACCCTGCCCGCCGGACCTCTGGCCCTGGATTTTGACGACGTCAGCTTCAGCTACAACCCCAAAGAGCCTGCCTCCCGTGGGGTGCTGCACCATGTGAGCTTTCATCTGCCCGCTGGCCAGACCCTGGGACTGCTGGGCCGCACCGGCAGTGGCAAGACGACCCTGACCCGGCTGATTTCGCGCCTGTATGACGCCACCAGCGGTGAGGTGCGCTTAGGCGGCGTCAATGTGCCCGACGTTCCGTTGCATGACCTGAGAACCCGCGTGGCCGTGGTCACCCAGGATGTGCAGCTGTTCCAGGCCAGCGTGCGCGACAACCTCAGCTTCTTTGACCCGGACATCACTGACTCGCAGGTGGAGGCGGCGCTGCTGGAAGTGGGCCTGGGAGCGTGGCTTGACCGGTTGCCGGACGGCGTGCGCACACCGCTGCCTGCGGGCAGCCTCTCGGCTGGTGAAGCGCAGCTTCTGGCCTTTGCGCGCGTGATGCTGCGCGACCCGGCCGTGATCATCCTGGACGAACCCAGCAGCCGCCTGGACCCCGCCACTGAGGCGCTGCTGACCGCAGCCATGACGCGGCTGCTGTCGGGGCGTACGGCCATCATCATCGCGCACCGCCTGGATACCGTATCCCGCGCCGACCGGATTCTGGTGCTGGGTGACGGCCAGGTGCTGGAAGAGGGTGCCCGCGAGATTCTGGCCCGCGATCCCCGCAGTCAGTACGCCGGGCTGCTTCTGGCAGGCGCCGCCAGCGAGGACACCGGGGTGCTGGTATGAGTTCCAGGCCGACCCGCGCTGTCCCTTCGGCCCCCTGTTCCCACTGGAGCCCTGCATGACCACCTCTGCCCCGACCCCCACCCGTGACCGGACCTTCACGCTGCAAAAGCGGCTGTTCGCCTACAACCCGGCCCTGTTTGCTTTCAACCTGCTGATGTGGGGCATGGTGCACTCCGCTCCGGCCCTGCTCACCCTGGCGGTAAGCGGCATCTTCGGCCGGCTGGAGGAGGCCGAGAAACTTCGCGGAGCGGGGCTGCCGATTGATCCGGTGATTGCGGCTGCCTGGGTCTCGGTGGGGTGGTTTGCCTTCGTGCGGGCCAGCCGCTTCGGCATCTTCTACGGTGCGTTCCGGGCGTGGATCGAGTTGTGGTACACCCTGGACGCCCTGGTGCGGCGCAATCTGCTGGGCTACCTGCTCACCGCCCGCCGGGCCCGGCGCCTGCCCGACACCCCGGCTGAGGCGGTCAGCCGCTTCCGGGACGATGTGGATGATGTCGCCGGATACACCGAAGTTTGGGTCGACGGTGCGGGCTTCGTGGTGTACTGCATCCTGGCCATCACGATGATGGCTCGGGTGGACCCCTGGATCACTCTGCTGGTCTGCGCGCCCTTGCTGCTGATGGTGCTGTTCGTGCAGCGCCTCTCCCCCACCATCCGCTCCTACCGACGCCGCATGCGTGAAGCCACTGCCCGGGTTACCGACTTTATCGGCGAGACGTTCGGAGCCGTCAGTGCCGTCAAGCTGGCCGCGCGCGAGGACGCCATGGTCACGCACCTGCGCAAACTAGGGGAAACCCGCCGGCACGCAGCCCTGCGGGACGTGCTGCTGACCGAGCTGATCCGGGGCGTCAACACCAACATGGTGAACATGGCCGTGGGCCTGGTGCTGCTGCTGGGCGCCAACAAGGTTCGCGGTGGCAACCTGGGCATCGGCGAATTCGTGCTGTTTATAGGCCTGCTGCCCCGCCTGACCGGCAGCATGGCCTTTTTCGGCGACGCGATCGCCCGTCACCGCCGTACAGGCGTGAGCTATGAACGCATGACCCGGCTCCTGCAGGACGCCCCCGACACCAAAATCGTGGAGCACCACCCGGCCTACCTGCACCGCGATCCACCCGCGCCACCTGCGGCTCCCCCGGCGTTGCCGCTGGAGGAACTGCGGGTCGAGGGCCTGACAGCCACACATGGCGAGGACGGCATTCTGGGCGTCCGGGATGCTAGCTTCACCATCCGCCACGGTGAGTTCGTGGTCGTGACTGGCCGGATCGGCAGTGGTAAAAGCACCCTGCTGCGCGCCCTGCTGGGGCTGATTCCGGTGCAGAGCGGCACAGTCAGCTGGAACGGCGTGCCTATCGAGGACCCTGCCTCTTTCCTGGTCCCCCCACGCAGCGCCTACACGGCGCAGCTGCCCAACCTGTTCTCCGACACCCTGGAGGAAAATGTTCTGTCGGGCAGCAACCCCGACCATCTGAACCGCGCCGTGCGCCTGGCAGTGCTGGAACCCGACCTTGAGCAGCTGCAACACGGCCTGGAGACCCA is a window of Deinococcus deserti VCD115 DNA encoding:
- the metK gene encoding methionine adenosyltransferase — translated: MRKFYTSESVSEGHPDKLADFISDSILDEFLRQEPTSRVAVETLVTTGMAVVAGEVRAITAHVDVQKTVRDAVMKVGYTRANYGFDAEYSAVLVSIHEQSPEIAEGVDHSEEWRGMSEAERALPENAYSLVGAGDQGLMFGYATDETPELMPLPISLAHQLTRRLAELRKNGTLPYLRPDAKAQVTVVRDGDVHDASETLVDTIVISTQHGEDVTQEQIRQDMLKHVIQAVIPAEYLTPDTKYFINPSGRFVIGGPHGDTGLTGRKIIVDTYGGAVPHGGGAFSGKDPTKVDRSAAYYARYIAKNIVAAGLARRALVEVAYAIGRAHPVSLRVDTYGTGTVSDERLAQLVEAHFDARPQAIIAQLDLQRPIYAQTAAYGHFGRPEFPWEQTDRAEALRQAAQG
- a CDS encoding response regulator transcription factor; this translates as MSHVVVIEDEGTVRDVLRFHLERAGLRVTALDSTHGALEQLGGADALVLDWMLPGESGLGFLRRLRADAELRRMPVLMLTARAAEAERVEGLESGADDYLTKPFSAAELVARVRALLRRSQPDSPPTLTNGPLIVDVNAAEARVSGKRLNLTRREFDLLAFLTQNTGRVYSRTELLDRVWGADFLGGERTVDQHVTQLRAHLGDDPSKPDFLETVRGKGYRMRPRTDAS
- a CDS encoding sensor histidine kinase, with protein sequence MTTELTGTAGQAPTNDPWVDALPQAILLSEGGLVTRVNAAAVRLWGVPQDRALGRPVLEIVRRHTLEALIDRGGELELEAGGRTLRCTAVRHAQSSSLIVEDITEHRRREAELREATAVLSHEFRTPVAALRGVLEALEYDMPTDLAQNFVKQGLQETERLARLVEDLAVGFRPTRARTLPLSEAFTRAERLLSTELATRQAQLSFGQDHLVRADPDKLLQVLLNLIENALKYGPHGQPVEVQTSLRGTWVEVRVLDQGAPIPDTDSLFRAHTRGQQATGQGSGMGLYIVRSIVHGWGGQAWAERQENGNAFCFTLPGVSGLG
- the phoU gene encoding phosphate signaling complex protein PhoU; this encodes MREALENDLRAVLNGALNMLGTVERMLPVAGEVLLHERLDRLEEVRALDREVDAQEAQIEAECLRIIALHQPVARDLRLVALVLKSLSDIERMGDYVVHVAEDGAELAQQPALKRYVNLARMLERLGEMSQNLRTAIAERDVTRAEATVQMDDEVDDLYEQIQRELVTYMLEDPRNISKALMLMRVGRSLERIGDHMENVAERVRYWVTGQRDA
- a CDS encoding ABC transporter ATP-binding protein produces the protein MTAPGSSSASRPDARGSMLGVLRVYLGPLKWQVALLAALLLSGTGLNLLLPQLLRRFVDNAKLIGGADVALLSRLAVIYIVLAVGVQLMTAGATYVGARVGWTATNRLRADLMDHLLSLDMHEHKERTPGEMIERIDGDVTALSNFFSQFAVRVFGAALLLTGAVVMFWREDWRVGAGITLFTVVTLLSMNRVRQLGVEPTKAEREASARLFGFVEERLTGLEDIRSLGAGNHHLNSFLRTQRDFFTRSTFSWRRRSVVWQLSMLLFAVGYVGLLSAAVNLYTAGAITLGTAFLLYQYMSMIEEPIDQLTQQLQDLQKAGASLGRVSEILALRSEIHGGSRTLPAGPLALDFDDVSFSYNPKEPASRGVLHHVSFHLPAGQTLGLLGRTGSGKTTLTRLISRLYDATSGEVRLGGVNVPDVPLHDLRTRVAVVTQDVQLFQASVRDNLSFFDPDITDSQVEAALLEVGLGAWLDRLPDGVRTPLPAGSLSAGEAQLLAFARVMLRDPAVIILDEPSSRLDPATEALLTAAMTRLLSGRTAIIIAHRLDTVSRADRILVLGDGQVLEEGAREILARDPRSQYAGLLLAGAASEDTGVLV
- a CDS encoding ABC transporter ATP-binding protein encodes the protein MTTSAPTPTRDRTFTLQKRLFAYNPALFAFNLLMWGMVHSAPALLTLAVSGIFGRLEEAEKLRGAGLPIDPVIAAAWVSVGWFAFVRASRFGIFYGAFRAWIELWYTLDALVRRNLLGYLLTARRARRLPDTPAEAVSRFRDDVDDVAGYTEVWVDGAGFVVYCILAITMMARVDPWITLLVCAPLLLMVLFVQRLSPTIRSYRRRMREATARVTDFIGETFGAVSAVKLAAREDAMVTHLRKLGETRRHAALRDVLLTELIRGVNTNMVNMAVGLVLLLGANKVRGGNLGIGEFVLFIGLLPRLTGSMAFFGDAIARHRRTGVSYERMTRLLQDAPDTKIVEHHPAYLHRDPPAPPAAPPALPLEELRVEGLTATHGEDGILGVRDASFTIRHGEFVVVTGRIGSGKSTLLRALLGLIPVQSGTVSWNGVPIEDPASFLVPPRSAYTAQLPNLFSDTLEENVLSGSNPDHLNRAVRLAVLEPDLEQLQHGLETQVGARGVKLSGGQVQRAAVARMLARDADLLVFDDVSSALDARTEAQLWDGLFRELDATCLVVSHRRAALIRADRILLMQHGRIVEEGTLNELLERSEEMRALWAEDVGE